Genomic window (Clostridia bacterium):
TTAATCATAGATAAGGAGGAATGTTTATGAAAGCGATTTTTCAGGCGGATAAATACAAGCTCGGTATGAACGAGAATTTCCCGGATCCCGTAAAGGACGGAAAGAGACCGATAATGAAGGTTGAATACTGCGGCATCTGCGGCTCGGACATCCACAGCTGGGAAAAGTGCGACCCCGTAGGCCTCGTTTTGGGCCATGAGTTCTCCGGCAAAATAGTTGACCCCGGCGACAGAGCGGACCTTAAGGTGGGCGACAAAGTTACCTGTGTTCCGATAACTCCGTGCGGCGAGTGCGAATGGTGCAAATCGGGCAGATCGTTCATGTGCGGCCACAACCTATACGCTCCGGGCACGTTTTTCGTTGACAAGCCCGGCGCAATGGCGGAGTATTTCCAGCCGTTAAAGAGCGAATACATAAAGAAGGTACCCGACAACGTACCGCTTTACGTTGCGGCTATGGTAGAGCCGTCCGGCATAGGACTGAGAGCCTGCCAGGCAATAGACGTGGGAAAAGGCGACAAGGTGCTCGTTGCTGGCGGCGGCATCATCGGCTCGATGGCCGCGAACTGGGCGAAGACTCTCGGCGCGGATTACGTTGCAATGACCGAGCTAAACCCCGCGCGCGCGAAGAAAGCTCTTGAGATGGGCGTGGTAGACGACGTTTTCGATCCCACCGAGGAAGGCGTTGAGGAGAAGATAAATCCGAAGATAGACGGTGGATACAGAGCGGGCGGCGGCTTTACTAAGTTCATCGACTGCACCGGCGCGGCTGCCGCTATAAACTTCGGCATGAACCTTACGAAGAAGGCC
Coding sequences:
- a CDS encoding alcohol dehydrogenase catalytic domain-containing protein, producing the protein MKAIFQADKYKLGMNENFPDPVKDGKRPIMKVEYCGICGSDIHSWEKCDPVGLVLGHEFSGKIVDPGDRADLKVGDKVTCVPITPCGECEWCKSGRSFMCGHNLYAPGTFFVDKPGAMAEYFQPLKSEYIKKVPDNVPLYVAAMVEPSGIGLRACQAIDVGKGDKVLVAGGGIIGSMAANWAKTLGADYVAMTELNPARAKKALEMGVVDDVFDPTEEGVEEKINPKIDGGYRAGGGFTKFIDCTGAAAAINFGMNLTKKAGKVSLVGVNWKPVPLMTIVALLHQLTLVGIMGSPTDNFDYILKAVSEGRFDLARYRTKQINFDLGEIQAAYEELHDPKNDQLKIMVKVGDGE